From the Lolium rigidum isolate FL_2022 chromosome 2, APGP_CSIRO_Lrig_0.1, whole genome shotgun sequence genome, one window contains:
- the LOC124690848 gene encoding glycine-rich cell wall structural protein 2-like: MGATNFATLGFVFLLGVGLANAVRVARYSASQGIGSGEGRGGGDVDGIGSGSGAGTGSSQSSASSGASSRSGGGGGGGGSSQSSGAGNGRGAGQGSSSSTHSDGISGGGSSSAVGAGRGAGQGKAGGGYGSSGHGYGGGTGSGSSWATNVLGGPTLASANAEGHGGAMGTGENGGSGDGQGAGSGDADAHP, translated from the coding sequence ATGGGAGCCACTAATTTTGCAACTCTTGGGTTCGTTTTCCTCTTGGGTGTTGGATTAGCCAATGCTGTGAGGGTAGCTAGATACTCGGCGTCCCAAGGAATTGGCAGTGGAGAAGGAAGGGGTGGTGGTGACGTGGATGGCATTGGCTCAGGGTCCGGGGCTGGCACGGGGTCTAGCCAGAGTAGTGCGAGTAGTGGTGCTAGCTCACGCagtggaggcggcggtggaggtggtgggagTAGCCAGTCTAGTGGAGCCGGAAATGGTCGAGGAGCAGGCCAGGGCTCAAGCTCTAGCACGCATAGTGATGGAATTAGTGGTGGCGGCTCTTCTAGCGCAGTCGGTGCTGGCCGTGGTGCTGGCCAAGGAAAAGCCGGAGGCGGTTATGGATCCAGTGGGCACGGATACGGCGGTGGCACTGGCTCCGGCTCTAGCTGGGCTACTAACGTCCTTGGTGGACCAACTCTAGCATCTGCCAACGCTGAAGGCCACGGTGGTGCCATGGGAACGGGAGAAAACGGTGGGAGCGGCGATGGCCAAGGCGCGGGATCTGGCGATGCTGATGCACACCCGTAA